Part of the Zingiber officinale cultivar Zhangliang chromosome 8A, Zo_v1.1, whole genome shotgun sequence genome, agactggtcgcatttaatgagcgccccttactGTGCGCAGCACACTTGAtgggtagtaggggagagcattGGTCATGGAGTCCAGAAgaatacaaggcatggacaagataCAGCCGAACGAATGAGCACTCCTaaacctggccgagcggactaatgtaGCGGTCGTTACTCAATCAGAtcagcagtccagtcagtcggacttcgcctccttcgactagacttgagggggaggcaagtgatctggcggttagaacaggggacccccattctgaggggtccatgccacgctggagtcaaaaggccaagtggCTGACCGGATAGGCAGACCGACCGGCCTATGCAGACCGACCGGTGAATAGCTGAGGCAATAGGCGCCCCGACTaaagttggggttccgacgctcaatggaacagtagcaaagagccgagcggaaggcctaagagaaggtgatgtACTGCTAACAGTtcttacatagcaccctaccgaagTTCTCCCCAGCATATCGCTGCAAACGGCAGTCCAGACGTGAGGAGAGTGCCGCCCGGACTGCGCATGAGATGAGatccgtccggccggcgcgtgaACTCCCCGTTCAGCCGGACGGACAGACGTCCCGACCGGCGGTGTgtaaaggagaacaggaacatcttctgacagccgtcaagtcctatggctaggccatactccaagtctgataacggggtgttctgctgtcccatcgaagacgtgattgaactgtagcagtatggcgtcaggtaagcattctgacagacacataccgaggtatgggctacggacatgtatgtgcctcggtggacgcaCAGGAACCTTTTCACCATCCTATAtaacgagcctcatacttcgccggaggtacgcatgagacatctttggagctactttttccaccatctgcttacctgacttgagcgtcggagggtcgccgccgggaaccccttcccggcccgacttctatgcaggttcgccggagcttcgtgcaaccagtcggaGATCCACGCCAACAACCGAGGAGCGtcgcgtgcccagcgtccgttggtccagcattcggacaggatcaacttaaaaattaaaattagacttaacattttcagcaagaaaattaaacatgtaatttctttatgcggctttgtctagaaagtggttgttgctccaataactaagaaggcctagtgtctcgccactgcctggaagccaagtatcgaaatgaaaagtttaattgactaactaaaaaagcattaattcaaattacttaatgttttaaaagagttattcaatttttttagaaaatatattaaaaaatattcatattttcaaaaacttagaaattttttaagttagaaaatttttatgttgcaaataaaaaaaaacatggccttaaagttttttttacttaaagATTTTTAAGTAGAAAATTATTgtttcacttagaaatttttgtaaatacttaaattgttgaaaaattatcacatttttttataacttacttttttttaaagttagaatttactttagacttgttaaaaggaactccattttttttatgtgatcaaagaggaagaagaatgttaagtctagggggaggtatactTTTTTTGAATATTGAAAAAATTTTGGACTTATttgcaaattaattatttttattgcatatgtttaccctaacttaacttgggttgctcacatcaaaaagggggggattgttgaaaccccaaagtgttttgatgtgataaaaaagttaagttaagtcctgttttgtctaacctttgtgtttaagtgtgcaggagcttaggaacacaggaagtcgagtggaagacgcggctagcgagaaggacgacacgggagagagctgacgggctcggtgcttccgagggactaggtgccgcggaagagtacaccgatacgttcgagggatgagaaaccggggaggaaggctgctcgaggagaaggccggaacttgggttcgggtgagccctattctggatggtcgagatcacccaagctagcggagccgaaaTAGAAGActcagaccgagacgagctgaaccggagcagtagaaccggaccacaaaaagtcaactgggttgacttaagtggtccgggcgcccagaagtggattttgaccagatcgagtcaaactcaatctgaacgttgggggataaagttttatccctcccagggcgcccggaacccttcggggcgcctcgaccagtgctataaatatagcactggttagcACAGATCATTTaattcacttgtaatcagtttcttagtgctttacttttctgtctgtgctctcaacgctgtaaagaggctactccgcctgaaggagatcgtcagatagtgcaccgtattcgtcttggattagcaatcccctgattgcaaactaagtaaatctcttgtgtctgatttctttaattagtctctgtttcttttattacaagtgtctgttattagttgaaaatccgagaaaggttagatttatttttgtcgggcaattcacccctcttctcttaccggcctccaaagggaccaacagggaggcgccctccatggtgcttggaggcgccttcaagtggataagcAGCGCAGGAAGCAGAGCTTATTGGTACCGACGCAGAGGGGATAGAAATccctgctggaggcacctcctatGGATGCTGGAGGCGCCCTTAACGGACTATTTGAAGCTGGTTCGAGCAGCAGCACAAAGGGTAACTTACAATACTTCTTCCGTGTGCGGCTAACAAATCGATTCGGCAAAGTCCTAACATtactccgacgaccagaagctcTCAATTTTAGATTTCCTTATTGTCAGTATAATATTTGGTAGCACTTTAATTGTTGTACTTTTTTTGTAATATTTCTAaagctatagtgattgcccatcgaaagcactcttacataCAGGCCTAGGAGTAGGAGttaccacaggctccgaaccaagtaaattcttggtgtttgCGTTTGGTCTTTATTTTCCACTGTGATTACTCGATTATCTTAAAAACAAACGAATTAACtacaaacgctattcacccccctctaacgctTTTCGATCATACAGTTGACACACAGTCATTTTTAGTTTTCATGTTGTGAGTGGATTGTGTAAATCCCTATATCTTCCGCTGTGGTTTTATAACAGTCTTGTGGACTGCTTATTAttttgtgtggttgtgtatgaTTCTAGTCGTGTGGGCTATTAATACTGTACTTGTACTACCTTATGGTATTGTATCTAGGTTCCATATGTTATCAAAAGGGGGGAGATGTTGTCCATTTATCGGGCAGGAACTCTCTCAGGGCATAAAAGTACTAGGGTGGTTGAGTAGTGCTATGACCCTCTTTCAAAGACATCCTTACAGCTCAAAACTTGTGCTCCTTTAGATGTAAGTCATCTGAAGcaatcttgctctgataccacactTATTAGGACCGATAGAGCTAGAttgggaggggtgaatagcttgcttCGATTCTTCTTTACAATGGATACTTGAATATTAGAACACCACAATGCTAACAtcttgatttacttggtctccacctccttagTATTGTATCCAAGTTTCATATGTTGTCATAAGAGGGGAGATGCTGTCCGTTTATCAGGCAGAGACTCCCTTGGGGCGTAACAGTAGTAGGGTAGTTGAGTAGTGCTATGACCCTCTTTCAAAGGCATCTTTATAGCTCaaaacttgtgctcctttggatGTAAGTCCTTtgaagcaaccttgctctgatactacttattAGGACCGATAGAGCTAGAttgggaggggtgaatagcttgcttCGATTTTTCTTTACAACGAATACTTGAAGATTAGAACACCACAATGCTAATACCttaatttacttggtctccaccttcttgagatgactaatctaagggtTCACAATCACAGATTCACTATGAACTCTGCTTCTCGGAATaataccgaaggtggagaaacctcttacaacaagCTTTCAAAGCTCTCAAAAGAAAACAACAATAAAGGAGAAGCATAAATGAAAGATTATAAGTTTTTGGCTTGGTTCTCCTTCTCACAAAAAACCTGATAATCGATTGCACCAATCGATTTGCCAGTGCCTAATTGATTAACTAATCAATTTAACAATTCTCTATGTACTCACAAAAAGCTTGCTAATCAATTGCACCAATTATTGGCCAATGCCTAATTGATTTGGGAAACTACTTTGGGCTCATAATTGATTACCAATCATTTGGTGAagacaccaatcgattggtaaaggTTTCTCATCACCTAAGTCTTTGAGCCAACACTCCCCTTTGATATATCAATCGATCCCAATTATCTTATGTTAGATGAACCTCCTATTCCCTACACTTTGTGCTTGGAACTTTCACATCTTCGGGTTTTCATCTATCCTAGCATCTGATCTCGCAATTTGCTCGGGTTCCCATCGTTTGCCAACGGTCCTCGActttcttggacttttctttcctTGCATTCATTCTTCCGACTTACAAGGACTTCATCTTATCAAGAATCTGACCCTCGATATTCTTAGGTTTCTCTTGCCTTACATCTGGTCTTCCGACGTACAAGAACTTCTTCTTACCAAGAATTCAGTCTttaaccttcttggacttctcttatcATGCAAGCTTGTAATTTAAGTTAGATCTAACgtattagcctaaacttaaataattatcaatCATTAAAATTTCTCACCCAGGGCAGACATGATTACATCAATAATTTGACTCAAACGGTTCACTTTCTTGGAATAATTTATCTCTAATATAGTATAATCTTAATTAAAGTAGCTCTAAGATGGTATATTTTTAGTTAAAGTTGTTCTAAAATGGTATAATTTTGAACCAAGTTGTTTTAAATGTTATTAAGGTGGAGATAGGGGAGAAAGGAGTAAGTAAAGTTCGATTAAATCAAAATAACCAATCGAATTCAAAATGCTCAATCcggttattttaaaattttgattctttttattaaaaaaatatggaCTATTTTTTATTACTTCTCTTCAATCACTATTTTAAAACTCCTTCAATTAAAGTTATTTATTTCATTCTCCTTCCGTAACTATTTTATCATAATTATTAGGGATTTAGATAAAACAATATTATTTAGAATTTTGCATAATCTTCAACGGTATTAAGTTAAAAGTTATCACTAACAATGAtaaacaaatatatatttttaaagtcgtcaacttaaaagttaaaatcggatagaaatatttgtttaaaaaaaattaattaatttagttaaaaatTAAAGTAATTGCATATTTTATtgattcaatttatttatttttttattaacaagTTTGGTGACTTTGAttagttagattttttttatttgttctattttaattaaatcaatttgatTTTAAACTCTTAGGTGAAACAGAATTATTTCAAGTATTAAATTAAAAGTGTTTGATGATTTTTAACCCTGAAcatgtataattttatagtcttATTTTAATGAATGTTCAATTATATTTTGAGTTTAGGGCATCGACCATTGACTAGATGATTCAATTAAGGAAGAAATCGGAGGCACACAAGTGAACGAGAGCCAAGAATCCTCGGTGGAATTAAGTGCAGTCTTAGCACTTACGTGGACCGTGCACTACTTGATCGTACGACAAAATCTACGTTCCAAATTAAAATGCTTAATCACGTAAGACTCAAATCTTACGTATAATTTTTGACCATGTCAACGTTGGCTAAAATCTTTGACCGTCTCCCCAACTTACCAAAGACTCAGTCCCAAAAGGACACGTGGCTTACTTAGCCGATGGGAtattcaagtctaaaaaatctAGTAAAAGCGATAGCCTTACAAATTAATTGTACTAACGGCGATAACGCCGTTATTTTACTTGCACTTGGTTTGACGTTGATAGCAACTTGGCAAGAGCAAGAATCCTTTAGTCCGTAATTTTCGGATTAAAGgatgatataattttttagatttttaatttgataaatttcatctatttaaaaataaaattcatctaAATTAAAAGTTTTTATGCAATGAATTATCTCTTGATTCATAATTTACAGATCAAATTAAGAGTTCTTATGCAATGGATCATTCCTTGATTCGTAATTTAATGATTCCTACTACTTGACAAAGAGTTGCTCCAGGTGTATGGTagaatgtttttttaatttttcatcggAATCGAGTGttcattttaataaattaatagataatttttttaataaaaaaaatatatgaatgaTAGATTATTCATTACgggtatttttcaattttttttgtttgtcagtaaattttttttataaatttaattactcCCTTCTAAATTGTATGAGACAATTTTGGAGAGACTTTCGGAACAAAATTATCACCTTTTATTACCATATATCAttgctatattattttaaattaaattaaatctaagttaATTAACATTATTATACAATACCATCAGAACACCCTCTATTTGAGtttgaataatttaattaaattaataaacatACTAGTATGTGATATAATAGTATTTAtgtgtaataattttaattaagttagagTAGTTTAATTTTCACTTTATGTTTTTAAGGtacgaaaattaaaaaaaattaagatgaaaaatatattagaagtgtcgatttgattttttttaaattaaaaaaattacctttttgattaaaaaaatcattatatCTACATAATTTCAATTAAACACACTCACAAAAATTATATAGTCGTCAGTTAATTAAGTTCGCCGGCGGAGAACCAGACCATCCACCACGACGCTTTTCCTGGCGCCCGCCATCCTCTCACACGAAGAACACACCGACACGGTCATCGTCGTCGACTTCATCAGCTGCATCAGCTCCTTCTTCAACCTCCGGTTCTCCTCGTTCAGCCTCTCGCAGCTCCTCTTCAAGTACTCGTAATCCACCTCCATCTGCTTCGTCTTCGTCCTCGCTCTCCGGTTCTGAAACCACACCTCCACTTGACGCGGTTGAATGCCCAGCCGCTCGCCCAGTTCCTGCTTTTGCTTCTGCAATAATTTCAACGATCTTTTTAATTCTTCAATTCTTTTGTATACATTAAAAAACGCATTTTTAATTAAGAGATTTAATTAATTACCGTATTAAGAGTGCTGTGCTCGCTAAAGCTTTCTTCGAGCAGCATGACTTGCTCCCTTGTGAGCTTAAGCTTCTTCCTGGCGCCGGCTGAATGTCTCTCACTGCTGCAGTTGCTGGTTTCCTTTCCACTGGTACCTTCATCTAATTCTTCCTGTTCTTCTTTAAATTGAATCGGAAACAGAGCATCAAAATGGAGCGCACTGGTAGAATTTCTAGCATTATTCTTCAATCCATAGCCTCCGATCCCAAGCGCAAGCCTCGTgttgcattcttcttcttcttccatgaaCGGAAACAAGTTTGGTTGGAAGAACAGAGACACGGAGGAAGGCTTTATAAAGATGAGCAAATAAACAAAGAGGAAAGTGAATTAAGAAATCAATATATGTTTGAATGAACCATTAATTTCAGCTCTTAAATTTCCTGTCAGTTTcctatagaaaattttaaaaaccgAGTCAAGTGACAAATATATGTTTCGTGCTCAACATCGATAGATCTCAATGGATGAGCTCACAAAATCTTGAAGAGAAAGATAAATGTAAAGCAATGCCTGAGTTGCATGCATGATGGCGTGCAAACTAGTCCATGCAAGAAGTGATCAGGGAGTTGACAAAATGATCCCCTGCGGCTGGCTGGGTCCAGCACCTGCAACCCTAACTCTCAAGCAAGGGCTCATGATTCTTCACCAAACACCATTATTATAACGTATGACAAAGAAAACAGCTTGTGGGCCTTGTGTACTAACTCTGTCAGATAATCTTTAACTGTGGcattaattattaagttgatcTGGTaagttaagtaattaattatggcAGTAATGAGAATTTAAGGATGAGGATAATTGGGAGGAAGGAGTTATGGTGTTGATTATATTGATATAAATTATCTGAAACTTGGCAAGCAAGGAATGGGTTGGATTACGATGAACaagatctttctttctttctttccccATGAATCATGGATACTGATGTCTAGCTAGCTAGCTGGCCGCAAGAAGACTGGAGTTACAGTTGCACTGGGTTATGCCCATCCCCACGGATTGTGGCTGCTTCTTACTAATGATTGATCTATCATTAATTGTATTgctaatagaaaagaaaaatcacCTCTATAGCTTTGAATTCCCTTAGCTtgtttttttctaaaaatcaaaATGCATTATGATGTGGAGCATCCGAGGGGTTTCATTGAGACGTTGACCTAGGTTCTTTTCACCGGAGTGGTTCTGCTCCGGTGAGCTCTTCCCTGCTACGTCCCTACCTCAAAAGATCTCCCTGCCAGCGTGGTTGACAATGCAGGGAGTTTCCAACAGAGGAGGAATTGGGCTGTCAGGGCCGGCTCAAGTCTATTTGAGGCCTaggtagaaattttttttaatcctttgacattatttttaaaaaatatttctcaCCTTTTTCATTCAGATTTGAATAAAAAATagtggtttaatttttttttaacaaattaaatattaattttaaaaaatatttttttatacaatTTAATTTTCTCAACTTTtagatataaatttattaattaaaattttatattcaagGTTTGATAATCTAATTCAGAGAAATATAAATTTTACTGTATTAAACatagtattattattatatataataaataataatacgcTTCAAGTAGATAATAAGTTTACAATTCACTTAACTAAAAATAAGTGTATTTAAATGAAAGATGGAGAGAACAACCTTTACCAGAAGGAACAAAATTGAGGAAATAAGAACAATAAAATAGGAGAACAGTATAAAAAAATaatcactacaaaaaataaaggatttagggacaaaattggggacgaattttaaaaaaaaattcgttgcaaaaatttttgcgacaaaatttgggacgaaaattttttcgtcccaaaatggttgatgccaacttttggaacgaattatggattgttgcaaatttggggacgaatttggcgacgaaaaaaattttcgtccccaaattcgttgcaaaaaagtatagaaatttgcaacgaaaactgtttttgttgcaaacctaggaacaaatttagggacgaatttacataaattttccgccaaaattgtcttgatttttgcaacaaatttggggacgaattcggtgacaaattatattttgttgccaagtttgtccctaatattgcaacgaatttggggacaaattcggtgacaaaattatttttgttgccatatttgttcctaattttgcaacgaataataaatttgttgtaAAACTGGCAACgataaattttcgtcccagaattcgtcccaaattctggaacgaaatttgggacgaaatttgtggattcgtcccaaaattcgtcccagattctgggacgaatccacaattcgtcccagattttgggacgaattttgggacgaattttgtggattcgtcccaaaatctgggacaaattctgggacgaaaataattttgtcccaaattacgatagaattgggacaaataattttcgttgccaaattcgtccctatttcaaataattttttccagCTTCAATTTCTTTCtacaatacaatccaaatacatacaaaccaaattcaaataacaaataatatgcattcaacacatcctaatttaacattcaacacatagaaatttaacattcaacacatcgatcaactcataattcaagaggtataaagtttgcaacaaagtttacaatatccatcttgttcaagctactagaaaatatgatacaaagttcaacaacccaatgttttataagtccatcatccatccaacaacactaagaatacatatagtcatcttcatgtgccacaaaatctttgatccccatcaaatctcctttgcctacataacaacaaacaaataaactagatcatgtctaacaagaaagattgtaaatattatacgatatggccatgtaaaaaagaataattggaaacaaaacataaatgtgaaattccttaaacattctaataaaagccctaattctaataaaagtcatatttaccaacgatatgaatcatccatgtcataacaacggtaaataaaattataagaattattttgaagctaagtacatgtaTCATAACTACGATACAACATAATATAATTGACACATCatatagagagaaagagagagatattgtgaagtatggtattagggtttaaattttctcacttagttaactttatttttcattttaatttgctgaatttatagttttgtctttggttgatatttaatgtaaactaaaggatgtttaaaataattgttcatttcattgtgttaactagttgacaatttcatatgaataactttagcacatttttaacaactctttacaaaatattaaggtaggaggatgcatcgttatctagtaaagaattttagaatagtgtaatgtaattctagatgaaatataaaacttttatgtatctatatagttttgaaactatacatagatcaaattcagaacttttatgcatcattatcattgaagacaaaacaagaaagagcaactTATAAAAAAGAAtgaacacaattaaacaactatttaaagctaattttaacataattatttaaagttaactttatataattaaacaactataacataattatttaaagctaactttatatatagatcagtcaatgcatattaaagaacttaggaataccgaaaagaggtgaacaaatacagctgtcttcaactacactgagatcagaccaacttgagacctgcacaaacaacattatcaaatcaggaaaaaaataaagtcaaagtattagagacttcattcatttattaaaagttactatagataaat contains:
- the LOC122012352 gene encoding homeobox-leucine zipper protein HOX11-like, coding for MEEEEECNTRLALGIGGYGLKNNARNSTSALHFDALFPIQFKEEQEELDEGTSGKETSNCSSERHSAGARKKLKLTREQVMLLEESFSEHSTLNTKQKQELGERLGIQPRQVEVWFQNRRARTKTKQMEVDYEYLKRSCERLNEENRRLKKELMQLMKSTTMTVSVCSSCERMAGARKSVVVDGLVLRRRT